A single genomic interval of Plantibacter sp. Leaf314 harbors:
- a CDS encoding Lrp/AsnC family transcriptional regulator, translating into MPHAATIDHLDARILTALDDDPSMTTLALARTLGVARNTVHARLRRLETNGALGAPSRRVRLSALGYPLTAFIEISIRQDLATEAYAALESIPEIVEVHATTGDADLFAKVVAHDTEDLHRIAGVLLAAPGVVRTNTKVSLIEVIPYRSSSLLDRLAEEPSAG; encoded by the coding sequence ATGCCTCATGCAGCGACCATCGACCACCTCGACGCGCGCATCCTGACCGCGCTCGACGACGACCCGTCCATGACGACCCTCGCGCTCGCGCGCACCCTCGGCGTCGCGAGGAACACCGTCCACGCCCGCCTGCGTCGACTCGAGACGAATGGCGCACTGGGCGCCCCGAGTCGCCGGGTGCGACTGTCGGCGCTCGGCTACCCACTCACCGCGTTCATCGAGATCTCCATCCGGCAGGACCTCGCGACGGAGGCCTATGCGGCACTCGAGTCGATCCCGGAGATCGTGGAGGTGCACGCGACCACCGGCGACGCCGATCTCTTCGCGAAGGTCGTCGCGCACGACACGGAGGATCTGCACCGCATCGCCGGCGTCCTGCTCGCCGCGCCGGGGGTGGTCCGGACGAACACGAAGGTCTCGCTCATCGAGGTCATCCCCTACCGTTCGTCGAGCCTCCTCGACCGCCTCGCCGAGGAGCCGTCAGCGGGCTGA
- a CDS encoding alcohol dehydrogenase catalytic domain-containing protein translates to MRALTYQGRRSVSVETVPDPAITAPTDAIIRVTSAAICGSDLHLYELFGPFLDRGDVLGHETMGVVEAVGSEVTRVSVGDRVVIPFTIACGECFMCRNGLQSQCETTQVTEHGSGASLYGYTKLYGQVPGGQAEFLQVRLADANCIVVGRELPDESYLYLSDILPTAWQGVEYAEVPEGGSITVLGLGPVGQLAARIAKHRGLEVFAVDPVPERRALAERHGIRALDLSDDLVAELRDATGGRGPDGVVDAVGMEAHGSPVAAAAQTAVGLLPDAVARPAMEHAGIDRLAALHTALDLVRRGGVVSLSGVYAGEADIMPMKSMFDKQVSLRMGQCNVARWIPTLLPLVEDSADPLGVLDLATHRVPLDEAPAMYETFQKKEDGCIKVVLKPSA, encoded by the coding sequence ATGCGCGCACTCACGTACCAGGGTCGCCGTTCGGTGTCGGTCGAGACCGTCCCGGACCCCGCGATCACCGCCCCGACCGACGCGATCATCCGCGTCACCTCGGCAGCCATCTGCGGCTCCGACCTCCACCTCTACGAACTCTTCGGCCCGTTCCTCGACCGCGGCGACGTCCTCGGCCACGAGACCATGGGCGTCGTCGAAGCCGTCGGCTCCGAGGTCACCCGCGTCTCCGTCGGCGACCGCGTGGTCATCCCGTTCACCATCGCGTGCGGCGAGTGCTTCATGTGTCGCAACGGCCTGCAGTCGCAGTGCGAGACCACCCAGGTGACCGAGCACGGCAGCGGCGCCTCGCTGTACGGCTACACGAAGCTCTACGGCCAGGTGCCCGGCGGGCAGGCCGAGTTCCTGCAGGTGCGGCTCGCCGACGCCAACTGCATCGTCGTCGGCCGCGAGCTGCCCGACGAGTCCTACCTGTACCTGAGCGACATCCTCCCGACGGCCTGGCAGGGCGTCGAGTACGCCGAGGTTCCCGAGGGCGGCTCGATCACCGTGCTCGGCCTCGGTCCCGTCGGCCAGCTGGCCGCCCGCATCGCCAAGCACCGCGGCCTCGAGGTCTTCGCCGTCGACCCGGTCCCGGAGCGTCGCGCGCTCGCCGAGCGACACGGCATCCGCGCCCTCGACCTGTCCGACGACCTCGTCGCGGAACTCCGTGACGCCACCGGCGGACGGGGACCCGACGGCGTGGTCGACGCCGTCGGCATGGAGGCGCACGGTTCACCGGTCGCCGCCGCCGCGCAGACCGCGGTCGGGCTGCTTCCCGACGCGGTCGCCCGACCGGCGATGGAGCACGCGGGCATCGACCGCCTCGCCGCCCTGCACACGGCACTCGACCTCGTCCGCCGTGGCGGTGTCGTGTCGCTCAGCGGTGTCTACGCCGGTGAGGCGGACATCATGCCGATGAAGTCGATGTTCGACAAGCAGGTGTCGCTCCGGATGGGCCAGTGCAACGTCGCCCGCTGGATCCCGACGCTCCTGCCGCTCGTCGAGGACAGCGCCGATCCGCTCGGCGTCCTCGACCTCGCGACGCACCGAGTGCCGCTCGACGAGGCCCCCGCCATGTACGAGACGTTCCAGAAGAAGGAGGACGGCTGCATCAAGGTCGTCCTGAAGCCCTCGGCGTAA
- a CDS encoding helix-turn-helix transcriptional regulator codes for MPAPADLAHPDREAIELPAVLFALSDPDRLEMVRQLRDGPMDAANCTALDPTIPKSTKSHLMKVLREAGVIRNEPNGRRRTLTLRTDDLDSRFPGLLDAVLDAD; via the coding sequence ATGCCAGCGCCCGCCGATCTCGCACACCCCGACCGCGAGGCGATCGAGCTGCCGGCCGTCCTCTTCGCGCTGAGCGATCCGGACCGGCTCGAGATGGTGCGGCAGCTCCGGGACGGGCCCATGGACGCCGCGAACTGCACCGCACTCGACCCCACGATCCCGAAGTCGACGAAGTCCCACCTCATGAAGGTGCTCCGCGAGGCCGGCGTCATCCGGAACGAGCCGAACGGTCGCCGCCGCACGCTCACCCTCCGCACAGACGACCTCGACTCGCGATTCCCCGGCCTGCTCGACGCCGTCCTCGACGCGGACTGA
- a CDS encoding DMT family transporter has translation MARRAPAELLVDILLVGVAAVWGASFLAAKDLAAVTGVPSAVALRFLVAVIAVGLICLVRRERLPRGRGLLIAAGLGCSQAAIIGLETWGVHLTSATNAGLLISLALVMTPVLDGVASRSWLPRSYFVAAVAAVVGVALLVSDGGLRAPTAGDALVIAAAVVRAVHVTSSAHLTRGRRDSTLGVVLVQMVVCAGAFSLLAGGGLATAVSRLDARGWVDVLFLGLLCSVFAFVVQLWAVRRTSASRASILMGTEPVWALLVGVLVAGEAIGPLGALGAALIIVASYAGQAIERRHRQRTVGTAPPSQQEPAPV, from the coding sequence ATGGCCCGCCGCGCACCCGCTGAACTCCTCGTCGACATCCTCCTCGTCGGCGTGGCTGCCGTCTGGGGCGCGAGCTTCCTCGCCGCCAAAGACCTCGCGGCGGTCACGGGGGTGCCGTCAGCGGTCGCCCTCCGGTTCCTCGTCGCGGTGATCGCGGTCGGACTCATCTGCCTCGTGCGCCGGGAACGGTTGCCGCGCGGCCGCGGGTTGCTCATCGCGGCGGGACTCGGCTGCTCGCAGGCGGCGATCATCGGCCTGGAGACCTGGGGCGTGCACCTGACGTCCGCGACCAACGCGGGGCTGCTCATCAGTCTCGCGCTCGTCATGACCCCCGTCCTCGACGGCGTCGCCTCGCGATCCTGGCTGCCGCGCTCCTACTTCGTGGCGGCGGTCGCCGCCGTGGTCGGCGTGGCCCTGCTCGTGTCCGACGGAGGTCTCCGCGCACCCACCGCGGGCGACGCGCTCGTGATCGCCGCCGCGGTCGTCCGTGCCGTCCACGTGACGTCGAGCGCGCACCTGACGCGGGGCCGTCGGGACAGCACCCTCGGAGTGGTCCTCGTCCAGATGGTCGTCTGCGCTGGCGCGTTCTCGCTGCTCGCCGGCGGCGGACTCGCGACGGCCGTCTCCCGACTTGACGCCCGCGGTTGGGTCGACGTGCTCTTCCTCGGCCTGCTGTGCTCGGTGTTCGCGTTCGTCGTCCAGCTGTGGGCCGTCCGCCGGACCTCGGCGTCCCGGGCGAGCATCCTCATGGGGACGGAACCCGTCTGGGCGCTCCTCGTCGGTGTGCTCGTCGCCGGCGAGGCGATCGGGCCGCTGGGGGCGTTGGGCGCCGCCCTCATCATCGTCGCGAGCTACGCGGGCCAGGCGATCGAGCGACGCCACCGGCAGCGCACCGTCGGCACCGCACCACCGTCGCAGCAGGAGCCGGCGCCGGTCTGA
- a CDS encoding 3-oxoacyl-ACP synthase III, whose protein sequence is MLSVARTLPSAVVTSVEIEEGLAAAMKRARLPKGILRRVAGVVERRHWGPGENSDDATVSAGRRALAEAGISPSQIGLMINTSVTRQHLEPSVAVRIHDGLGLPSSAINFDIANACLGFVTGMTMAAAMIQSGQIEYALIVNGEDASEVHANTIERLSGSTIDRDDFMSEFASLTLGSGAAAAVIGPADRHPEGHRILGGVTRAATEFNHLCVGSVDGMFTDARALLKGGLDLVVSAWKEAAGDEWRWSKMDRYITHQVSSIHTDSMVKAASLDRSRVPVTYPYLGNVGPASIPITLADQQSSLTKGDRVLLMGVGSGLNTGLMELAW, encoded by the coding sequence ATGTTGTCGGTGGCGAGAACGCTGCCGTCCGCAGTGGTGACCTCGGTGGAGATCGAAGAGGGCCTCGCCGCGGCGATGAAACGCGCCAGGCTCCCGAAGGGCATCCTGCGACGGGTCGCCGGCGTCGTCGAACGACGACACTGGGGTCCCGGCGAGAACTCGGACGACGCCACGGTGTCCGCCGGTCGCCGCGCGCTCGCCGAGGCCGGTATCTCGCCGTCGCAGATCGGGCTCATGATCAACACCTCGGTCACGCGGCAGCACCTCGAACCGTCCGTCGCCGTGCGCATCCACGACGGACTGGGGCTCCCGAGCTCCGCGATCAACTTCGACATCGCCAACGCGTGCCTGGGGTTCGTGACCGGCATGACGATGGCCGCCGCGATGATCCAGTCCGGGCAGATCGAGTACGCGCTCATCGTGAACGGTGAGGACGCGAGCGAGGTCCACGCGAACACGATCGAACGGCTGAGCGGCAGCACGATCGACCGCGACGACTTCATGAGCGAGTTCGCCTCCCTCACGCTCGGCTCGGGGGCCGCAGCCGCTGTCATCGGCCCGGCCGATCGCCACCCCGAGGGTCACCGCATCCTCGGTGGGGTCACCCGTGCCGCGACCGAGTTCAACCACCTGTGCGTCGGCAGCGTCGACGGCATGTTCACCGACGCGCGTGCCCTCCTCAAGGGCGGCCTCGACCTCGTCGTGTCCGCGTGGAAGGAAGCCGCCGGCGACGAGTGGCGCTGGTCGAAGATGGACCGCTACATCACCCACCAGGTGTCGTCCATCCACACCGACTCGATGGTCAAGGCGGCATCGCTCGACCGCAGCCGCGTGCCCGTCACCTACCCCTACCTCGGCAACGTCGGCCCCGCGTCCATCCCGATCACCCTCGCCGACCAGCAATCGAGCCTCACCAAGGGCGACCGCGTCCTCCTCATGGGCGTCGGCTCGGGGTTGAACACCGGCCTCATGGAGCTCGCGTGGTGA
- a CDS encoding MarR family winged helix-turn-helix transcriptional regulator, which produces MSAEAVAAQHYWYEQDEHERGRRMLEAMRLYRAAEAAMRRRTRDEMHMGENDLLALRFMLRAKQDHRLVSPTDLGAYLGIKTSSVTVMLDRLEAAGHVVRRPSETDRRRVTVSTTDFADAEVRKTLSHMHHRMMEATTGIEPEIAAGIVDFLDRMREAVDSIDRSPEDVADAQH; this is translated from the coding sequence ATGAGCGCCGAAGCCGTTGCAGCACAGCACTACTGGTACGAACAGGACGAGCACGAGCGCGGACGCCGCATGCTCGAAGCCATGCGTCTGTACCGCGCTGCAGAGGCCGCCATGCGTCGCCGCACCCGCGACGAGATGCACATGGGCGAGAACGACCTGCTGGCCCTGCGCTTCATGCTGCGCGCCAAGCAGGACCACCGCCTGGTCAGCCCCACGGACCTCGGTGCCTACCTCGGCATCAAGACCTCATCGGTCACGGTCATGCTCGACCGCTTGGAGGCGGCGGGCCACGTGGTCCGCCGGCCGAGCGAGACCGACCGTCGGCGCGTGACCGTGTCGACCACCGACTTCGCCGACGCCGAGGTCCGCAAGACGCTCAGTCACATGCACCACCGCATGATGGAGGCGACCACCGGGATCGAACCGGAGATCGCGGCCGGCATCGTCGACTTCCTCGACCGCATGCGCGAGGCCGTCGACTCGATCGACCGGTCGCCGGAGGACGTCGCCGACGCGCAGCACTGA
- a CDS encoding RNA polymerase sigma factor, translating to MKRSLELLPDGILAERAADGDVAAFEVIVFRHGSLMRAYAVRVLGERSEAEDVVQDVLIQAWGQLDRLNDPNAVKSWLMRMVSNRAIDRLRRRREHSDIEDWNAPAPSHQSPERVVEVRMQMSALAMVLDGLPAMQRECWMLKETGGLSYVEIAESLGVPASTVRGQLARARQTVLREMEVWR from the coding sequence GTGAAGCGCTCACTCGAGCTCCTCCCGGACGGCATCCTCGCCGAACGCGCCGCCGACGGAGACGTCGCCGCGTTCGAGGTGATCGTGTTCCGACACGGTTCCCTCATGCGTGCGTACGCCGTGCGCGTGCTCGGGGAACGGTCCGAGGCGGAGGACGTCGTCCAGGACGTGCTCATCCAGGCCTGGGGACAATTGGACCGGCTGAACGACCCGAACGCCGTGAAGTCCTGGCTCATGCGCATGGTCTCCAACCGCGCGATCGACCGCCTCCGACGCCGACGCGAACACAGCGACATCGAGGATTGGAATGCCCCCGCACCGTCCCATCAGTCCCCGGAACGCGTCGTCGAGGTGCGCATGCAGATGAGCGCCCTCGCAATGGTCCTCGACGGCCTCCCCGCCATGCAGCGCGAGTGCTGGATGCTCAAGGAGACGGGCGGCCTCTCCTACGTGGAGATCGCCGAGTCGCTCGGCGTGCCGGCGTCGACGGTCCGTGGGCAGCTCGCTCGGGCCAGACAGACCGTCCTGCGCGAGATGGAGGTGTGGCGATGA
- a CDS encoding YitT family protein: MSTQQPSAQQTPAMPSPAPSPIRHGMVEDILGLLVGVTVVSFGLFILKAGSAVTGGTAGLSLLVSYLAPVPFPVLFIAINLPFFLLAIRGKGWVFTLRSGGAIVLVSVLSGVHPLFLPVGHLDPFYAAVVGNVLCGVGILILFRHRASLGGFNIVALILQDRFGLRAGYVLMAVDTVVVLVSLVAVPPLNVLVSALGAVLLNLILALNHRPGRYLGV, encoded by the coding sequence ATGAGCACCCAGCAGCCGAGCGCGCAGCAGACCCCCGCCATGCCGAGCCCGGCCCCGTCGCCCATCCGTCACGGCATGGTGGAGGACATCCTCGGTCTGCTCGTCGGCGTGACGGTCGTGTCGTTCGGGCTGTTCATCCTCAAGGCCGGGTCGGCGGTCACGGGCGGGACGGCCGGTCTGTCGCTCCTCGTCAGCTACCTCGCACCCGTGCCGTTCCCGGTCCTCTTCATCGCGATCAACCTGCCGTTCTTCCTGCTGGCCATCCGCGGCAAGGGCTGGGTGTTCACGCTGCGGAGCGGCGGCGCGATCGTGCTCGTCTCCGTGCTGTCCGGCGTGCACCCGCTGTTCCTGCCGGTCGGGCACCTCGACCCGTTCTACGCGGCCGTCGTCGGCAACGTGCTCTGCGGCGTCGGCATCCTCATCCTGTTCCGACACCGAGCCAGTCTCGGTGGGTTCAACATCGTCGCGCTGATCCTCCAGGACCGCTTCGGCCTCCGAGCCGGCTACGTCCTCATGGCCGTCGACACCGTGGTCGTGCTCGTGTCACTCGTCGCGGTCCCGCCGCTCAACGTCCTCGTGTCGGCGCTCGGCGCGGTCCTGCTGAACCTCATCCTCGCGCTGAACCACCGGCCGGGCCGGTACCTCGGCGTCTAG
- a CDS encoding Asp23/Gls24 family envelope stress response protein: MNDDVDPEATLDGLDGADLDGHTIDELSEYLDRGREPRDASIEDSPGCQLALDALLRLRTQTWALLKSEAATHSEHDRSWMHAVLQNISLEAHAGRDIPLRHPDPEVRLHLTEGSVRTLIRGVGDDVGGAIIGRVRLDGDVTVLDAPVTVAITASAAFGNNLEQLSQRIRDRVTAELAIHTELNVTAVDVTIIDIHTQRLMRPEDS, translated from the coding sequence ATGAACGACGACGTCGACCCCGAGGCGACCCTCGACGGCCTCGACGGCGCGGACCTCGACGGACACACGATCGACGAACTCTCCGAGTACCTCGACCGCGGCCGTGAACCGCGCGACGCGAGCATCGAGGACTCCCCCGGCTGCCAGCTCGCCTTGGACGCCCTGCTCCGCCTCCGCACCCAGACCTGGGCGCTCCTCAAGTCGGAAGCCGCGACCCACTCGGAGCACGACCGCTCCTGGATGCACGCCGTCCTGCAGAACATCTCGCTCGAGGCGCACGCCGGTCGCGACATCCCCCTGAGGCACCCGGATCCCGAGGTGCGTTTGCACCTGACCGAGGGCTCGGTCCGCACCCTGATCCGCGGGGTCGGCGACGACGTCGGCGGCGCGATCATCGGACGTGTCCGCCTCGACGGCGACGTCACCGTGCTCGACGCACCGGTCACGGTCGCGATCACGGCCTCGGCGGCCTTCGGCAACAACCTGGAGCAGCTGTCGCAGCGGATCCGCGATCGCGTCACCGCGGAACTCGCGATCCACACCGAGCTCAACGTCACCGCCGTAGACGTCACGATCATCGACATCCACACGCAGCGCCTCATGCGGCCGGAGGACTCCTGA
- a CDS encoding MFS transporter — translation MHTTTPSPPTRPVPTMPAGERALPRRRFGFVLAGLGSTLMLAGASAPSPFYPELQERLGIGPIGVTIAFSAYALALLVALLTIGSVSDHLGRRPVITAGFVVLAVSMLLLWHVDSGTLLYLARVLQGLASGALLSTLSATIIDLAPPGRPRAATLLNAIAPMIGLAAGTILAGVLLQTVADPSSWTFLPLAVAYLLIAGLIRLVPETSALAPGWARAIRPRAAVPAEARRLFVVSIPIVLGGWATGGLFLSLGPSIMHTELGVDGQLGGALLIGLLPAAGAVAAAVLHRRRPVVAAVYGASALSVGTIVLLVALLLGSLPIAVVAVVIAGTGFGTAFMGTIASLVPLAPADERAELFAALYIVAYLSFGVPAVIAGLLASAIGLHATVLGYGTVVAIAAGTAAVVRARSAR, via the coding sequence GTGCACACGACGACCCCGTCACCCCCGACCCGACCCGTGCCCACCATGCCCGCCGGCGAGCGTGCGCTTCCTCGCCGCCGGTTCGGCTTCGTCCTCGCCGGGCTCGGCAGCACGCTCATGCTCGCCGGTGCGAGCGCCCCGTCACCGTTCTACCCGGAGCTCCAGGAGCGGCTCGGCATCGGCCCGATCGGCGTCACCATCGCCTTCTCGGCTTACGCGCTCGCCCTGCTGGTCGCGCTCCTCACGATCGGCTCGGTCTCGGACCACCTCGGCCGACGCCCGGTGATCACGGCCGGATTCGTCGTGCTCGCCGTGAGCATGCTGCTCCTCTGGCACGTCGATTCCGGAACGCTGCTGTACCTCGCCCGGGTGCTCCAAGGGCTCGCCAGTGGGGCGCTCCTCTCGACGCTCTCAGCGACGATCATCGATCTGGCGCCACCCGGACGGCCGCGAGCCGCGACCCTCCTGAACGCCATCGCGCCGATGATCGGCCTCGCCGCCGGCACGATCCTCGCGGGTGTTCTGCTGCAGACGGTCGCCGACCCGTCGAGCTGGACGTTCCTGCCGCTGGCGGTCGCCTACCTGCTCATCGCCGGGCTCATCCGGCTCGTCCCGGAGACCTCGGCCCTCGCTCCCGGGTGGGCGCGGGCCATCCGACCTCGCGCCGCCGTGCCCGCCGAAGCCAGACGGCTCTTCGTCGTCAGCATCCCGATCGTCCTCGGCGGCTGGGCGACCGGTGGCCTCTTCCTCTCCCTCGGGCCGAGCATCATGCACACGGAACTCGGCGTGGACGGCCAGCTCGGCGGCGCGCTCCTCATCGGACTGCTGCCGGCCGCCGGGGCCGTCGCCGCCGCGGTCCTGCACCGACGCCGACCGGTCGTCGCCGCGGTCTACGGGGCGTCCGCGCTCTCCGTGGGCACGATCGTCCTGCTCGTCGCCCTCCTGCTCGGCTCACTCCCGATCGCCGTGGTCGCCGTCGTCATCGCGGGGACCGGGTTCGGGACGGCGTTCATGGGCACGATCGCCTCGCTCGTCCCGCTCGCGCCGGCCGACGAACGCGCCGAGCTGTTCGCCGCGCTCTACATCGTCGCGTACCTGTCCTTCGGGGTCCCGGCCGTCATCGCAGGGCTCCTCGCCTCGGCGATCGGGCTCCACGCCACGGTGCTCGGCTACGGGACGGTCGTCGCGATCGCCGCGGGCACGGCCGCCGTGGTGCGCGCCCGCTCAGCCCGCTGA
- a CDS encoding pyridoxal phosphate-dependent aminotransferase, with product MTTRRTLDQSSKLKSVLYEIRGKALVEAVRLEADGHRILKLNTGNPAIFDFEAPHQIVRDMIAALPHSHGYSDSRGILSARQAVSYRYEEMEGFPRVDPEWVFLGNGVSELITMTMQALLDDGDEVLIPAPDYPLWTAMTSLAGGTPVHYRCDEEADWAPDIEDIRSKITPNTKAIVVINPNNPTGAVYSREVLEQIAGVAREHGLLLLADEIYDRILYDDAVHIPMATVAPDLLCLTFNGLSKTYRVAGYRSGWLVITGPRDHARGFLEGITLLASTRLCPNVPAQHAVQAALSGVQSIDALIAPSGRLLEQRDATWAGLNSIPGVSCTKPMGALYAFPRLDPEVHEIHDDEQLVHDLLVAEHILLVQGTGFNWPDPDHLRVVTLPEERVLTDAIERLGNFLSSYKQ from the coding sequence ATGACCACCCGCCGCACCCTCGACCAGTCCTCCAAGCTGAAAAGCGTCCTCTACGAGATCCGGGGGAAGGCCCTCGTCGAGGCCGTGCGTCTCGAGGCCGACGGGCACCGCATCCTCAAGCTCAACACCGGCAACCCCGCCATCTTCGACTTCGAGGCTCCGCACCAGATCGTGCGCGACATGATCGCGGCGCTCCCCCACTCCCACGGGTACAGCGACAGCCGCGGCATCCTCTCCGCGCGCCAGGCCGTCTCCTACCGCTACGAGGAGATGGAGGGGTTCCCCCGGGTCGATCCGGAATGGGTGTTCCTCGGCAACGGCGTCTCCGAGCTCATCACGATGACGATGCAGGCCCTCCTCGACGACGGCGACGAGGTCCTCATCCCCGCGCCCGACTACCCGCTGTGGACGGCGATGACGAGCCTCGCGGGTGGCACCCCGGTGCACTACCGCTGCGATGAGGAGGCGGACTGGGCGCCCGACATCGAGGACATCCGCTCCAAGATCACGCCGAACACGAAGGCGATCGTCGTCATCAACCCGAACAACCCCACGGGTGCGGTGTACTCCCGCGAGGTGTTGGAGCAGATCGCCGGGGTCGCCCGTGAGCACGGGCTGCTGCTGCTCGCCGACGAGATCTACGACCGCATCCTGTACGACGACGCCGTCCACATCCCGATGGCGACCGTCGCCCCCGATCTCCTCTGCCTCACGTTCAACGGCCTGTCGAAGACCTACCGCGTCGCCGGCTACCGGTCCGGCTGGCTCGTGATCACGGGGCCGCGTGACCACGCGCGCGGCTTCCTCGAGGGCATCACCCTCCTGGCGTCCACGCGTCTGTGCCCGAACGTGCCGGCGCAGCACGCCGTGCAGGCGGCGCTCTCCGGGGTGCAGTCGATCGACGCCCTCATCGCACCGAGCGGTCGCCTGCTCGAGCAGCGCGACGCCACCTGGGCCGGCCTCAACTCGATCCCCGGGGTCTCCTGCACCAAGCCCATGGGTGCGCTCTACGCCTTCCCGCGCCTCGACCCCGAGGTCCACGAGATCCACGACGACGAGCAGCTCGTCCACGATCTACTGGTGGCGGAGCACATCCTGCTCGTCCAGGGCACGGGCTTCAACTGGCCGGACCCCGACCACCTGCGGGTCGTCACCCTGCCGGAGGAGCGCGTCCTCACCGACGCGATCGAGCGACTCGGCAACTTCCTGTCCTCCTACAAGCAGTAG
- a CDS encoding LysR family transcriptional regulator, whose product MDPARLRLLRELGDRGSVVAVAQALHVSPSAVSQQLAALQATLPVPLTEKRGRRLVLTEAGEALAVAAARVEEALAEAREAVDSFLQHEQRPVSVSAFHSAGLALFGPLLTAVGSPGSTGPAGPVPRLLLADADVAQDRFASLTADYDLVVAHRLPHEPAWPLDRLVVTPLLVEPLDIAMHEAHPLAAQPEVRPEDLRDEPWISTHEGFPLAGVLHHLGAMSGQAPRIDHRINEFSVAAQVVRTGAAIAVMPRTTAAPLAVDGMVLRPVAGAVLVRHVDVLARPEAMARTTVRTVLAALLRVAVDAAR is encoded by the coding sequence ATGGACCCGGCCCGACTCCGCCTCCTCCGAGAACTGGGTGACCGCGGCAGTGTGGTCGCCGTCGCCCAGGCGCTCCACGTGAGCCCCTCCGCCGTCTCGCAGCAGCTCGCCGCCCTGCAGGCGACCCTGCCGGTGCCGCTCACCGAGAAACGTGGCCGACGGCTCGTGCTCACCGAGGCCGGTGAGGCTCTCGCCGTCGCAGCCGCACGGGTCGAGGAGGCGCTCGCGGAGGCGCGGGAGGCCGTCGACTCCTTCCTCCAGCACGAGCAGCGCCCGGTCAGCGTGTCCGCGTTCCACAGCGCCGGGCTCGCACTCTTCGGCCCCCTGCTGACCGCGGTGGGGTCGCCGGGGAGCACCGGGCCGGCCGGCCCCGTCCCGCGCCTCCTGCTCGCCGACGCCGACGTCGCCCAGGACCGCTTCGCCAGCCTCACCGCCGACTACGACCTCGTGGTCGCCCACCGCCTCCCCCACGAACCGGCCTGGCCGCTCGACCGGCTGGTCGTGACCCCGCTGCTCGTCGAACCACTCGACATCGCCATGCACGAGGCGCACCCGCTCGCCGCGCAGCCTGAGGTCCGCCCGGAAGACCTCCGCGACGAACCCTGGATCTCCACGCACGAGGGCTTCCCGCTCGCCGGGGTGCTCCACCACCTCGGCGCCATGAGCGGGCAGGCGCCGCGGATCGACCACCGCATCAACGAGTTCTCCGTCGCCGCCCAGGTGGTCCGCACCGGTGCCGCGATCGCGGTCATGCCGCGGACGACCGCCGCTCCCCTGGCGGTCGACGGCATGGTCCTCCGCCCGGTCGCGGGCGCCGTCCTCGTCCGCCACGTCGACGTCCTGGCGCGGCCCGAGGCGATGGCGCGGACCACCGTCCGGACGGTGCTCGCCGCACTCCTGCGGGTGGCGGTCGACGCCGCCCGCTGA